In a genomic window of Amycolatopsis japonica:
- a CDS encoding aspartate aminotransferase family protein, which translates to MTRTPTARPALAPRVEGALPGPRSAEFLEHQRQWESSARAYPRHLPIAIAGAEGSYLWDMDGNVFVDFLAGAGVLSLGHNHPELVHAATEQMHVLTHGLDFPTAAKREFVDAQLSMLPPGLSSRMRMHFCGPGGANAVDAAIKLCKTATGRGDLVSFQGGFHGSSHAAMALTGLVAQKRPIANGVPGVHFFPYSYCARCPVGLSPDTCATNCVGLLERSLRDPNGGIPLPAAVILELVQGEGGIIPADRDFVRRVRALTAELDIPLVVDEVQTGCGRTGTWFAFEHYDIEPDVIIASKALSGMGLPVAVIFYDRRLDGWAPGAHTGTFRGNQAAFAAGATAVRIIRRDDVLGNVRQRGRQLAQRLGALHGDVWVREVRGLGLMWGIELADPRDGRPAGGYARAVQAYALQRGLIVELGGRDDSVIRLMPPLTVAAEEIDLACAILLDAIVRCGPPQ; encoded by the coding sequence ATGACCCGGACTCCCACGGCGAGACCGGCACTCGCCCCTCGCGTCGAAGGTGCCCTGCCCGGGCCGCGTTCGGCCGAGTTCCTCGAACACCAGCGACAGTGGGAATCCAGTGCGCGGGCGTATCCACGCCATCTGCCGATCGCCATCGCGGGCGCGGAGGGCAGCTACCTGTGGGACATGGACGGGAACGTCTTCGTCGACTTCCTGGCGGGCGCGGGCGTGCTCTCCCTCGGCCACAACCATCCCGAACTGGTGCACGCGGCCACCGAACAGATGCACGTACTCACCCACGGCCTGGACTTCCCGACGGCGGCGAAACGCGAGTTCGTCGACGCCCAGCTGTCCATGCTGCCGCCGGGCCTGAGCTCACGGATGCGAATGCATTTCTGCGGTCCCGGTGGCGCCAACGCCGTGGACGCCGCGATCAAACTGTGCAAGACCGCGACCGGACGCGGTGACCTGGTGTCCTTCCAGGGCGGGTTCCACGGCTCGAGTCACGCCGCGATGGCGTTGACCGGGCTCGTCGCCCAGAAACGGCCGATCGCCAACGGCGTGCCCGGCGTGCATTTCTTCCCGTACTCCTATTGCGCCCGGTGCCCGGTGGGGCTTTCGCCGGACACCTGCGCGACCAACTGCGTCGGCCTGCTGGAACGGTCGCTGCGAGATCCCAACGGCGGCATCCCCCTTCCCGCCGCGGTGATCCTGGAATTGGTGCAGGGCGAAGGCGGGATCATCCCGGCGGACCGCGACTTCGTGCGCCGGGTCCGTGCGCTGACCGCGGAACTGGACATCCCGCTCGTCGTCGACGAGGTGCAGACCGGTTGCGGCCGCACCGGGACCTGGTTCGCGTTCGAGCACTACGACATCGAGCCCGACGTGATCATCGCCTCGAAGGCCTTGAGCGGGATGGGACTCCCGGTGGCGGTGATCTTCTACGACCGGCGGTTGGACGGCTGGGCGCCCGGCGCGCACACCGGGACGTTCCGCGGCAACCAGGCCGCGTTCGCCGCCGGCGCGACGGCGGTCCGCATCATCCGGCGGGACGACGTGCTCGGCAATGTCCGGCAGCGCGGGCGACAACTCGCGCAACGGCTCGGCGCCCTGCACGGCGACGTCTGGGTCCGCGAAGTGCGCGGCCTCGGCCTGATGTGGGGGATCGAGCTGGCCGATCCGCGCGACGGCCGCCCGGCCGGCGGATACGCCCGCGCCGTGCAGGCGTACGCGTTGCAGCGCGGGCTGATCGTCGAACTCGGCGGCCGCGACGACAGCGTGATCCGGCTGATGCCACCGCTGACCGTGGCCGCCGAGGAGATCGACCTCGCCTGCGCGATCCTGCTGGACGCGATCGTGCGCTGTGGCCCGCCGCAGTAG
- a CDS encoding beta/gamma crystallin domain-containing protein, whose translation MRKSAKRLSVVGAAALGLLVAVPASPAFAIDQVACGNRDDFVKLDISFGNGMGTNRCFANGGVTGTDIGGVYNVTSGNNKVTVNYERNGRYESSTLGYWQGVGFAGTVRVYEVRIW comes from the coding sequence ATGCGGAAGAGTGCCAAGAGGCTTTCGGTCGTCGGTGCGGCCGCGCTCGGCCTGCTCGTCGCGGTTCCGGCGAGCCCGGCCTTCGCCATCGACCAGGTCGCCTGCGGCAACAGGGACGACTTCGTGAAGCTGGACATCTCGTTCGGCAACGGGATGGGCACCAACCGGTGCTTCGCGAACGGCGGCGTCACCGGCACGGACATCGGCGGGGTCTACAACGTCACCTCGGGCAACAACAAGGTGACGGTCAACTACGAGCGCAACGGCCGGTACGAATCGTCGACCCTCGGGTACTGGCAGGGGGTCGGTTTCGCCGGGACCGTCCGGGTGTACGAGGTGCGCATCTGGTGA